One genomic segment of Chelonia mydas isolate rCheMyd1 chromosome 1, rCheMyd1.pri.v2, whole genome shotgun sequence includes these proteins:
- the LOC102936625 gene encoding olfactory receptor 51G2 isoform X1 encodes MLLKSSIMSVVNDTKFISAVFLLTGIPGQEDVHLWISIPFCLMYVISIVGNSVILFIIKTDPSLHEPMYIFLSMLAVTDLGLSISTMPTILGVYLFKYREISLDACFAQLFFIHAFQFTESSILLLMAFDRFVAIWDPLRYASTLTLLRTAMMGLVFVLRGVAVVFPFPFLLKRFQYCRANVLSHSYCLHQEVMKVACLDITVNNIYGLSVTLLTVGLDSLLILFSYVMILKTVLSIASHTECLRALNTCVSHICAVLLFYTPEIGLTVIHRFGKNSPPLLQILLGYISLLVPPLMNPIVYSVKSKHLRARIIRAFMK; translated from the exons atgcTGTTGAAATCA TCCATTATGTCAGTTGTCAATGACACCAAATTCATATCTGCAGTGTTCCTTCTCActgggatacctgggcaggaagacGTCCATCTCTGGATCTCTATCCCCTTTTGCTTAATGTATGTCATTTCGATAGTAGGAAATTCGgtcattctgttcattataaaaacagatccaagcctccatgagcccatgtacattttcctttccatgttggccgTCACAGACCTTGGCTTATCAATATCCACCATGCCGACGATACTGGGTGTATACTTGTTTAAGTACAGGGAGATCAGCCTGGATGCCTGTTTTGCCCAGTTGTTCTTCATCCATGCGTTTCAATTCACTGAATCCTCCATACTCTTGCTGATGGCCTTTGACCGCTTCGTCGCAATCTGGGACCCGCTGAGATATGCTTCCACCTTAACCCTGCTAAGAACAGCCATGATGGGACTGGTGTTTGTACTAAGAGGAGTGGCCGTAGTATTCCCATTCCCCTTTCTCCTGAAACGGTTCCAATACTGTCGAGCCaatgtcctctcccattcctactgCCTGCACCAGGAGGTCATGAAGGTGGCTTGTTTGGATATCACAGTCAACAACATCTATGGCTTGTCTGTTACACTCTTAACTGTGGGGTTGGACTCGCTGCTCATCCTCTTTTCTTATGTGATGATCCTCAAAACAGTGCTGAGCATCGCATCCCACACGGAGTGCCTCAGGGCCCTGAACACCTGCGTCTCCCACATCTGCGCTGTTCTGCTCTTCTACACACCAGAGATTGGCCTGACTGTGATACACAGATTTGGGAAGAACTCgcctcccttgcttcagattctCCTAgggtacatctccctgctggtgcCACCACTGATGAACCCAATTGTGTACAGCGTGAAAAGCAAGCACCTCCGTGCAAGGATAATCAGGGCGTTCATGAAGTGA
- the LOC102936625 gene encoding olfactory receptor 51G2 isoform X2, with the protein MSVVNDTKFISAVFLLTGIPGQEDVHLWISIPFCLMYVISIVGNSVILFIIKTDPSLHEPMYIFLSMLAVTDLGLSISTMPTILGVYLFKYREISLDACFAQLFFIHAFQFTESSILLLMAFDRFVAIWDPLRYASTLTLLRTAMMGLVFVLRGVAVVFPFPFLLKRFQYCRANVLSHSYCLHQEVMKVACLDITVNNIYGLSVTLLTVGLDSLLILFSYVMILKTVLSIASHTECLRALNTCVSHICAVLLFYTPEIGLTVIHRFGKNSPPLLQILLGYISLLVPPLMNPIVYSVKSKHLRARIIRAFMK; encoded by the coding sequence ATGTCAGTTGTCAATGACACCAAATTCATATCTGCAGTGTTCCTTCTCActgggatacctgggcaggaagacGTCCATCTCTGGATCTCTATCCCCTTTTGCTTAATGTATGTCATTTCGATAGTAGGAAATTCGgtcattctgttcattataaaaacagatccaagcctccatgagcccatgtacattttcctttccatgttggccgTCACAGACCTTGGCTTATCAATATCCACCATGCCGACGATACTGGGTGTATACTTGTTTAAGTACAGGGAGATCAGCCTGGATGCCTGTTTTGCCCAGTTGTTCTTCATCCATGCGTTTCAATTCACTGAATCCTCCATACTCTTGCTGATGGCCTTTGACCGCTTCGTCGCAATCTGGGACCCGCTGAGATATGCTTCCACCTTAACCCTGCTAAGAACAGCCATGATGGGACTGGTGTTTGTACTAAGAGGAGTGGCCGTAGTATTCCCATTCCCCTTTCTCCTGAAACGGTTCCAATACTGTCGAGCCaatgtcctctcccattcctactgCCTGCACCAGGAGGTCATGAAGGTGGCTTGTTTGGATATCACAGTCAACAACATCTATGGCTTGTCTGTTACACTCTTAACTGTGGGGTTGGACTCGCTGCTCATCCTCTTTTCTTATGTGATGATCCTCAAAACAGTGCTGAGCATCGCATCCCACACGGAGTGCCTCAGGGCCCTGAACACCTGCGTCTCCCACATCTGCGCTGTTCTGCTCTTCTACACACCAGAGATTGGCCTGACTGTGATACACAGATTTGGGAAGAACTCgcctcccttgcttcagattctCCTAgggtacatctccctgctggtgcCACCACTGATGAACCCAATTGTGTACAGCGTGAAAAGCAAGCACCTCCGTGCAAGGATAATCAGGGCGTTCATGAAGTGA
- the LOC102936403 gene encoding olfactory receptor 52E2, producing the protein MAAFNLTPSEPSTFILMGIPGLEAAHIWISIPFATFYIISLLGNFTLLSVVGKEQTLHKPMYLLLCMLALTDIATPTFVIPKALCIFWFNLKGITVAGCLTQMFFLHMVSVMHSAILVTMAFDRYIAICNPLRYATILSNARLAKLGLAGLIRAVLFILPLPLLVSQQPFCANRIIPHTQCEYIAVAKMVCGDITVTRIYGLVLMFVINGLDLTLIALSYGLIIRAVLRISSNKAHQKALNTCTTHICVMLTYYTPGLFSNITHQFSQGISPYIHIILANIYLLIPPMLNPIIYGVKTKELRDKVGKYICRR; encoded by the coding sequence ATGGCAGCTTTCAACCTCACCCCCTCTGAGCCTTCAACATTCATCCTAATGGGCATCCCTGGGTTGGAGGCTGCCCATatctggatttccatccctttcGCTACATTCTACATTATCAGCCTGTTGGGAAATTTTACACTTCTGTCTGTTGTAGGTAAGGAGCAGACCCTGCACAAGCCgatgtacctgctgctctgcatgctggcacTTACAGATATCGCCACACCTACCTTTGTCATACCAaaggcactgtgtatattttggttcaatttgaaaggTATTACTGTGGctggctgcctcacccagatgttcttcctcCACATGGTTTCTGTTATGCACTCAGCCATCCTCGTGACAATGGCCTTCGATCGCTACATTGCCATATGTAACCCACTGAGATACGCCACCATCCTCAGCAATGCACGACTAGCTAAGCTAGGGCTTGCAGGTTTgataagagctgttctcttcattctgcctCTACCCTTGCTTGTGAGTCAGCAGCCATTCTGTGCCAACCGCATTATCCCCCACACGCAATGTGAGTACATAGCTGTGGCAAAGATGGTGTGTGGGGACATCACAGTCACCAGGATATATGGCTTGGTGCTCATGTTTGTAATCAATGGGTTAGACTTGACGCTCATTGCCCTGTCTTACGGTCTGATCATCAGGGCCGTCCTCAGAATATCCTCTAACAAAGCCCACCAGAAAGCCCTCAACACTTGCACAACCCACATCTGTGTGATGCTGACATATTATACCCCTGGCCTCTTCTCCAATATCACACACCAGTTCAGTCAAGGCATCTCTCCCTACATTCACATCATCTTGGCCAACATCTATCTCCTTATCCCTCCGATGCTCAATCCTATCATTTAtggggtcaaaaccaaagagcttcgtgACAAAGTAGGCAAATACATCTGCAGAAGGTGA